Below is a genomic region from Balneola sp. MJW-20.
TGTAAATCTGTTGTCGTAAGACTTCGTAGGTTCGAATCCTACTCTCCCCACAAAAGCAAGCGAGCGTAACTCAATTGGTAGAGTGTCAGCCTTCCAAGCTGAATGTTGCCGGTTCGATCCCGGTCGCTCGCTCTGACAAGCCGATATAGCTCAGGGGTAGAGCACTTCCATGGTAAGGAAGGGGTCGTCGGTTCAAATCCGACTATCGGCTCAGGTCGACAATTTTGAATTTATAACAACATATACAACAAACTAAGCTTAGATCATGGCAAAAGAGACCTTTCAGCGAACCAAGCCACACGTGAATGTGGGCACGATCGGACACGTAGATCACGGTAAGACGACTCTTACGGCGGCGATCACCACTGTAATGGCGAAGACCTACGGTGGCGTAGCGCAAGCCTTTGACCAAATTGACAATGCTCCGGAAGAGCGCGAGCGTGGTATTACCATTGCGACGGCTCACGTGGAGTACGAAACCGAAACCCGTCACTACGCACACGTAGACTGTCCGGGTCACGCCGACTATGTGAAGAACATGGTAACCGGTGCGGCGCAGATGGACGGTGCTATTTTGGTGGTAGCGGCTACTGATGGTCCTATGCCACAGACTCGTGAGCACATCCTGCTTGCCCGTCAGGTGGGTGTACCTCAGATCGTGGTATTCATGAATAAGGTGGATCTGGTAGACGATGAAGAGCT
It encodes:
- a CDS encoding GTP-binding protein — its product is MAKETFQRTKPHVNVGTIGHVDHGKTTLTAAITTVMAKTYGGVAQAFDQIDNAPEERERGITIATAHVEYETETRHYAHVDCPGHADYVKNMVTGAAQMDGAILVVAATDGPMPQTREHILLARQVGVPQIVVFMNKVDLVDDEEL